A single genomic interval of Flavihumibacter rivuli harbors:
- a CDS encoding T9SS type A sorting domain-containing protein, giving the protein MRQSLPSLGRYLSFLFFFIIIIKCAYSQHVEMDSFPRAKQLYPRDLSTNKARVAIQGRLVATSTFENVRIRIWRDFNKNNNYDDDGLPVVDSILPLDAGFNFKYIYFHEAKTFNYRYRLEGRRFGVGYWDWLRNTQNSTVVADDVVAGDAYIINGQSNAEARRRPEMTTFFNSVDSVFVRVLGDGNITLPLDDQWRNGSGSVAWNQDGNVGMWGMRLAQMIIQKYDVPVCIFNGSYFSEDIDYFLPSFTGNGNTLTNNNYTRLYDRVRRAGMLDKIRAIFWYQGENDAYPLNASPVPGKTKEQYKSLFDQLYQRWKQDFIGVNRVFLFQVRTGCFSGQTDAIRIQQAQFEIAKEKSDITLVSTSAIPQLVESVTPGQFCHFDYEIGYKVIGQRVFNLVDQLLYGNNIIVQNTRTPIPGMITFSGKDGITALANQITIDLQPSTDNFSFIGTEVDNLLLFRLTGGNYQLNGLAINGNKLTISFSALPGTQNNPTGISYYNYGGSTVNRGIINGNGIGLVAFDQLTIDLGVLPTDPLSLRINQNGTFNDIRWDVDGNEDFESYVVERSETGTNFTEIGSIQCNGRPGKISYSYLDSKPNSLKNYYRIHAIRRNGNGLYSQVVVVNNKLNTVPGITVFPNPAAERANVRLTLRNAGDGSITLFDVSGKTLSTRKLQFQKGTNTFSVGELLDHGAGVYIIKVQTATEIYQTKVIRVK; this is encoded by the coding sequence ATGAGACAAAGTTTACCTTCATTAGGCCGTTACCTAAGCTTTCTGTTCTTCTTTATTATTATTATCAAATGTGCTTATTCTCAGCACGTAGAAATGGATAGTTTCCCAAGGGCTAAACAGCTTTATCCAAGGGATCTATCTACTAATAAGGCTAGAGTTGCAATCCAAGGAAGACTCGTTGCAACTTCAACTTTTGAAAATGTTAGAATAAGAATTTGGAGAGATTTTAATAAAAACAATAATTATGATGATGATGGTTTACCAGTGGTTGATTCTATTTTACCCTTAGATGCTGGGTTCAATTTTAAGTACATTTATTTTCATGAAGCTAAGACTTTTAATTATAGATACCGTTTAGAGGGAAGAAGGTTTGGAGTAGGTTATTGGGATTGGTTGAGAAATACCCAGAACTCAACTGTCGTTGCTGATGATGTTGTTGCTGGTGATGCTTACATCATAAATGGTCAATCCAATGCTGAAGCAAGGAGAAGACCTGAAATGACTACTTTTTTTAATTCTGTTGATTCAGTATTTGTCCGTGTTTTAGGCGATGGGAATATTACACTTCCTTTGGATGATCAATGGAGAAATGGAAGTGGAAGTGTAGCCTGGAATCAGGATGGTAACGTAGGAATGTGGGGTATGCGGTTGGCACAAATGATCATACAGAAATATGATGTCCCTGTTTGCATTTTTAACGGATCATATTTCTCAGAAGATATTGATTATTTCCTTCCTTCCTTCACAGGAAATGGAAATACCTTAACGAATAACAACTACACAAGGCTTTATGATAGGGTTCGTAGAGCAGGAATGTTAGATAAGATCAGGGCAATTTTTTGGTACCAAGGGGAAAATGATGCATATCCATTAAATGCCTCTCCGGTCCCAGGTAAAACCAAAGAGCAGTACAAGAGTTTATTTGATCAGTTATACCAGCGCTGGAAGCAGGACTTTATTGGGGTCAACCGTGTTTTCCTTTTTCAAGTTAGAACAGGATGTTTTTCTGGACAAACGGATGCCATCCGTATTCAGCAGGCTCAATTTGAAATAGCCAAGGAAAAATCAGATATTACTTTAGTTTCTACTAGCGCTATTCCCCAATTAGTTGAATCTGTAACACCTGGTCAGTTTTGCCATTTTGATTATGAAATCGGATATAAGGTAATAGGCCAGAGGGTATTTAATTTAGTTGATCAGTTACTTTACGGCAATAATATTATAGTACAAAATACAAGGACTCCTATCCCAGGAATGATCACTTTTTCGGGTAAGGACGGTATAACTGCCCTAGCTAATCAAATTACCATTGATCTTCAACCTTCGACAGATAATTTTTCATTTATAGGTACTGAAGTTGATAATTTGTTATTATTCAGATTAACTGGGGGAAATTATCAATTGAATGGATTAGCAATCAATGGGAATAAGCTAACAATAAGCTTTTCCGCATTGCCAGGTACCCAGAATAATCCTACTGGTATTAGCTATTATAACTACGGTGGTTCAACAGTTAATAGGGGAATTATTAATGGTAATGGAATTGGCTTGGTAGCTTTCGATCAATTAACCATTGATTTAGGCGTACTCCCAACCGACCCTTTGTCTTTAAGGATAAATCAAAATGGGACATTCAACGATATAAGATGGGATGTGGACGGAAACGAAGATTTTGAATCTTATGTAGTAGAGCGGAGTGAAACGGGCACCAACTTCACGGAGATCGGCAGTATACAGTGCAATGGTAGGCCGGGTAAGATTAGCTATAGCTACCTTGACAGCAAGCCCAACTCACTGAAGAACTACTACCGCATTCATGCCATTCGGAGGAATGGGAACGGCCTTTACAGCCAGGTGGTGGTGGTGAACAACAAATTGAATACGGTGCCTGGCATTACCGTATTCCCGAACCCTGCGGCTGAAAGGGCCAATGTTAGGTTAACCCTGAGGAATGCCGGTGATGGTTCCATCACTTTATTTGATGTGTCCGGCAAGACCCTTTCCACCCGTAAGCTGCAGTTCCAGAAGGGAACCAATACCTTCTCTGTTGGGGAGTTGTTAGACCATGGCGCCGGGGTGTACATCATCAAGGTACAAACGGCAACGGAAATCTATCAGACCAAGGTGATCAGGGTGAAATAG
- a CDS encoding metal-dependent hydrolase family protein, translated as MRQLLPLLMVMLGLHGIAQPSGQDKVWLLKPDRVFDGVEMHEGWMVLIGNGRIIEAGPAIVQPKGATVVELKGHTLLPGLIEGHSHLFLHPYNEVSWNDQVLLESRAERTARAVVHARKTLEAGFTTVRDLGTEGAEYDDVGLKLAIGKGVIPGPRMLVATKAIVATGSYGPKDVNPDHDLPKGAAEADGVEGLVREVRTQIGKGADLIKIYADYRWGLNGKAEPTFTEEEWKAIVATASSSGRQVVAHASTPEGMNRAIMAGVATIEHGDGGTAETWKLMKERSVALCPTLMAGEAIASYRGWRKGQDAEPERITAKKKSFREALETGVTISFGGDVGVFAHGENAKEMELMVEYGMRPLQVLQSATSVNAALFGWGDQLGRVKPGFLADLVAVEGDPSKEIKAMSRVKMVWKEGVKVR; from the coding sequence ATGAGACAATTACTTCCCCTCTTAATGGTCATGCTTGGCTTACATGGTATTGCCCAGCCATCCGGGCAGGATAAGGTATGGTTACTTAAGCCAGACCGGGTATTCGATGGTGTTGAGATGCACGAAGGCTGGATGGTGTTGATAGGGAATGGGCGCATCATCGAAGCGGGACCAGCCATTGTCCAACCCAAGGGGGCAACTGTTGTGGAACTTAAGGGGCATACCTTATTGCCGGGTTTGATCGAAGGGCATAGCCATTTGTTCCTCCATCCTTACAACGAAGTGAGCTGGAACGACCAGGTATTGCTGGAGTCAAGGGCCGAAAGGACAGCGAGAGCAGTTGTACATGCCCGTAAGACACTTGAAGCAGGCTTTACCACTGTGCGCGACCTGGGTACGGAAGGGGCAGAGTATGATGATGTAGGGTTGAAGCTTGCGATCGGGAAGGGAGTGATTCCCGGGCCAAGGATGCTGGTCGCTACCAAGGCCATTGTGGCAACGGGATCCTATGGCCCGAAGGATGTGAATCCCGATCATGACCTGCCCAAGGGCGCCGCCGAGGCAGATGGCGTGGAAGGACTGGTCAGGGAAGTGAGGACCCAAATAGGAAAGGGGGCTGACCTGATCAAGATCTATGCGGATTATCGCTGGGGCCTCAACGGTAAGGCCGAACCGACCTTTACGGAAGAAGAGTGGAAAGCCATTGTGGCAACGGCTTCCAGCAGTGGACGGCAGGTAGTGGCCCATGCCTCAACACCGGAAGGCATGAATCGGGCCATTATGGCCGGTGTGGCGACCATCGAACATGGGGATGGGGGAACGGCAGAGACCTGGAAATTGATGAAGGAGCGATCCGTTGCCCTTTGTCCGACCCTGATGGCAGGGGAGGCCATTGCATCCTACCGTGGGTGGCGCAAGGGGCAGGATGCAGAGCCGGAGCGCATCACCGCCAAGAAGAAAAGTTTCCGGGAAGCGTTGGAAACTGGGGTGACCATCAGTTTTGGTGGCGATGTCGGGGTCTTCGCCCATGGGGAGAATGCCAAGGAGATGGAGTTGATGGTGGAATATGGCATGCGCCCGCTGCAGGTGCTGCAATCCGCCACCAGTGTGAATGCAGCCTTGTTTGGGTGGGGTGACCAGCTAGGTCGTGTAAAGCCAGGTTTCCTGGCCGACCTGGTAGCGGTGGAAGGCGATCCTTCAAAAGAAATAAAAGCTATGAGCAGGGTTAAAATGGTGTGGAAAGAAGGGGTGAAGGTCAGATAG
- the groL gene encoding chaperonin GroEL (60 kDa chaperone family; promotes refolding of misfolded polypeptides especially under stressful conditions; forms two stacked rings of heptamers to form a barrel-shaped 14mer; ends can be capped by GroES; misfolded proteins enter the barrel where they are refolded when GroES binds) — translation MAKQIFFDIEARNRMKKGVDTLANAVKVTLGPKGRNVVIEKKFGAPAVTKDGVTVAKEIELEDPIENMGAQMVKEVASKTADVAGDGTTTATVLAQAIITEGLKNVAAGANPMDLKRGIDKAVEKVIDALKAQSQTVGNDTKKIEAVATISANNDPEIGKLIAEAMAKVGKDGVITVEEAKGTDTTVEVVEGMQFDRGYISPYFVTNSEKMEAELQNPYILIYDKKISAMKDILHILEKVAQGGRPLVIISEDLEGEALATLVVNKLRGTLKVAAVKAPGFGDRRKEMLQDIAILTKGIVISEEQGYKLENADLSYLGQASSVTIDKDNTVIVGGKGKKDDIQARINQIKAQIEVTTSDYDREKLQERLAKLSGGVAVLNVGAATEVEMKEKKDRVDDALHATRAAVEEGIVPGGGTAFIRAISALDGFRSSNEDEKLGAQIVRRALEAPIRTIVENAGLEGSVIVNKIREGKGDFGFNARTEQFENLLKAGVIDPTKVGRVALEHAASIAGMLLTTECVIADKPKAEAAPAMPGGGMGDMGY, via the coding sequence ATGGCTAAGCAAATATTCTTCGATATTGAAGCCCGTAACAGGATGAAGAAAGGGGTAGATACCCTGGCCAACGCGGTAAAAGTGACCCTGGGTCCTAAAGGCCGTAACGTTGTTATTGAAAAGAAATTCGGTGCACCTGCCGTAACCAAGGATGGTGTTACCGTTGCTAAGGAAATTGAACTGGAAGATCCCATTGAGAACATGGGTGCCCAGATGGTGAAGGAAGTAGCCAGCAAGACTGCAGATGTTGCCGGTGACGGTACTACCACTGCAACTGTTCTTGCCCAGGCCATCATCACCGAAGGTCTGAAGAACGTAGCAGCAGGTGCCAACCCAATGGACCTGAAGCGTGGTATCGACAAGGCTGTTGAAAAAGTGATCGATGCCCTGAAGGCGCAAAGCCAGACCGTTGGTAACGATACCAAGAAGATCGAAGCCGTTGCTACCATTTCTGCCAACAACGATCCTGAGATCGGTAAGCTGATCGCTGAAGCGATGGCGAAAGTGGGTAAGGATGGTGTGATCACTGTAGAAGAAGCCAAGGGTACCGATACTACTGTTGAAGTAGTAGAAGGTATGCAGTTCGATCGCGGTTATATCTCTCCTTATTTCGTTACCAATAGCGAAAAGATGGAAGCTGAACTGCAGAACCCTTATATCCTGATCTACGACAAGAAGATCAGCGCTATGAAGGACATCCTGCATATCCTGGAAAAAGTTGCACAGGGCGGTCGTCCGCTGGTGATCATCAGCGAAGACCTGGAAGGTGAAGCACTGGCTACCCTGGTGGTAAACAAACTGCGCGGAACCTTGAAGGTAGCTGCTGTTAAGGCTCCTGGCTTCGGTGACCGTCGTAAGGAAATGCTGCAGGACATCGCTATCCTGACCAAGGGTATCGTGATCAGCGAAGAGCAGGGTTACAAGCTGGAGAATGCTGACCTGAGCTACCTCGGACAGGCTTCTTCCGTAACTATTGACAAGGACAATACCGTTATCGTAGGTGGTAAGGGTAAGAAAGATGATATCCAGGCCCGTATCAACCAGATCAAGGCCCAGATCGAAGTGACTACTTCTGACTACGACCGTGAGAAGCTCCAGGAGCGCCTGGCCAAGCTGAGCGGCGGTGTGGCTGTACTGAATGTAGGTGCTGCTACCGAAGTGGAAATGAAGGAGAAGAAAGACCGCGTGGATGATGCCCTGCATGCTACCCGTGCAGCTGTTGAAGAAGGTATCGTTCCTGGTGGTGGTACTGCGTTCATCCGTGCTATCAGCGCCCTGGATGGTTTCCGCAGCAGCAACGAAGACGAGAAGCTGGGTGCCCAGATCGTTCGTCGTGCACTGGAAGCCCCCATCCGCACCATCGTTGAGAATGCCGGTCTGGAAGGCAGCGTGATCGTGAACAAGATCCGCGAAGGAAAGGGTGATTTCGGTTTCAACGCCCGCACCGAGCAGTTCGAAAACCTGCTGAAGGCTGGTGTTATCGATCCAACCAAGGTTGGTCGTGTTGCCCTTGAGCATGCTGCATCTATTGCAGGTATGTTGCTGACCACTGAGTGCGTGATCGCCGACAAGCCAAAGGCTGAAGCTGCTCCTGCCATGCCAGGTGGTGGAATGGGTGATATGGGTTACTAA
- a CDS encoding co-chaperone GroES, with the protein MAKKLNITPLHDRVVVKPAPAEEKTAGGIIIPDTAKEKPQRGTVVAAGNGKKDEPMTVKVGDTVLYGKYAGTELQLEGVDYLIMRESDILAIV; encoded by the coding sequence ATGGCTAAGAAGTTGAACATTACTCCTTTGCACGACAGGGTTGTGGTAAAGCCAGCCCCTGCTGAAGAGAAGACCGCCGGTGGTATCATCATCCCCGATACTGCCAAAGAAAAGCCCCAGCGTGGCACCGTTGTTGCTGCCGGTAATGGCAAGAAGGATGAGCCAATGACCGTAAAGGTTGGTGACACTGTATTGTATGGCAAATACGCCGGTACTGAATTGCAATTGGAAGGTGTTGACTACCTGATCATGCGCGAAAGCGATATCCTGGCCATCGTATAA
- the nusB gene encoding transcription antitermination factor NusB codes for MISRRNIRVKVMQTLYALETMENSTKPGEPLKLLEKQFEQTRQLLVYMIHFITEVARYAESDARIRASKHLPSAEDLSVNTKIAGNTLLWKMLEDASLQKAIDATHVEKYMDKELVRKIYLELTETPEYKAYIQEASREPKSERSIIEFIYNNLLITSENFTSHLEEHFNNWDDDCDMANQLILHYLAKPGTYDFQEILSKEKWQFAKGLLETVGQKKEITLEMIKPKLKNWDPERIATLDMILMQMGVCEFLFFETIPPKVTINEYIDLAKEYSTPQSGQFINGILDNIHKDLVKENRLHKVSFRK; via the coding sequence ATGATCAGCAGAAGAAATATCCGGGTTAAAGTGATGCAAACCCTCTATGCATTGGAAACAATGGAAAACAGCACAAAACCCGGAGAACCTTTAAAGCTCCTCGAAAAGCAATTCGAACAGACCAGGCAATTGCTGGTCTATATGATCCACTTTATTACTGAAGTTGCCCGATATGCTGAATCTGATGCCAGGATCAGGGCTTCCAAGCACCTTCCCTCTGCTGAAGACCTCAGCGTTAATACCAAGATCGCCGGTAACACCCTGTTGTGGAAAATGCTGGAGGATGCTTCCCTCCAGAAAGCCATTGATGCTACCCATGTTGAAAAATACATGGATAAGGAACTGGTCCGCAAGATCTACCTGGAACTGACAGAGACCCCTGAATACAAGGCCTATATCCAGGAAGCCAGCCGTGAACCCAAATCAGAACGTTCCATCATCGAGTTCATTTACAACAACCTGTTGATCACCAGTGAAAACTTCACCAGCCACCTGGAGGAGCATTTCAACAACTGGGATGATGACTGTGATATGGCCAACCAACTGATCCTTCATTACCTTGCCAAGCCCGGCACTTATGATTTCCAGGAGATCCTCAGCAAGGAAAAATGGCAGTTTGCCAAAGGCCTGCTGGAGACCGTTGGCCAGAAAAAGGAGATCACCCTGGAAATGATCAAACCCAAACTGAAGAACTGGGACCCGGAGCGGATCGCCACCCTGGATATGATCCTGATGCAGATGGGGGTATGTGAATTCCTTTTCTTCGAAACCATTCCACCAAAGGTTACCATCAATGAGTATATTGACCTGGCTAAGGAATACAGCACCCCTCAGAGCGGGCAATTCATTAACGGCATACTGGACAATATCCACAAAGACCTGGTAAAGGAAAACAGGTTACACAAAGTGAGTTTCAGGAAATAA
- a CDS encoding DUF1573 domain-containing protein, whose translation MRNAFILFSLLAIMASCERNAKSTGNVSNSPSPANAGLEPMFDSSAFTKITWLENDKDFGKIQEGQKLEVSFQFRNTGDKPLIITRVSPSCGCTAAEPPKEPIAPGQEGTIRATFDSNGRQGMNHKTLYVEANTFGGTNHILQFKVEVDPKPVQ comes from the coding sequence ATGCGCAACGCATTTATCCTCTTTTCCCTTTTAGCCATCATGGCCTCCTGTGAAAGGAATGCCAAGTCAACAGGTAATGTGAGCAATAGCCCCTCTCCCGCCAATGCAGGACTGGAGCCCATGTTCGACTCAAGCGCCTTTACCAAAATCACCTGGCTCGAAAACGACAAGGATTTCGGGAAGATCCAGGAAGGGCAAAAGCTGGAAGTAAGTTTCCAGTTTCGCAATACCGGTGATAAGCCCCTGATCATTACAAGGGTTAGTCCCAGTTGTGGCTGTACAGCGGCAGAGCCCCCTAAAGAACCCATTGCCCCCGGTCAGGAAGGCACGATCAGGGCTACTTTCGATAGCAATGGCCGCCAGGGTATGAACCACAAGACGCTTTATGTTGAAGCGAATACTTTTGGTGGAACCAACCACATCCTCCAATTCAAGGTGGAAGTTGACCCCAAGCCGGTTCAATAA
- the yajC gene encoding preprotein translocase subunit YajC, translating into MTSLLLQAAGGSAATMQLVLLGGMILVFWLFMIRPQAKKAKMAKQFQENMQKGDKIVTIAGIHGVVNKVNEDGTILLETSPGSYIKVEKSAISLEWTQNVNKNAAAVAEKK; encoded by the coding sequence ATGACTAGTTTATTATTACAGGCAGCAGGTGGTTCAGCCGCAACCATGCAGTTGGTTTTACTGGGAGGTATGATCCTGGTGTTCTGGCTGTTCATGATCCGTCCCCAGGCCAAGAAAGCCAAAATGGCCAAGCAGTTCCAGGAAAACATGCAGAAGGGCGACAAGATCGTTACCATTGCCGGTATCCATGGCGTGGTGAACAAGGTGAACGAAGATGGCACCATCCTGTTGGAAACCAGCCCTGGTAGCTATATCAAGGTGGAGAAGAGTGCGATCTCCCTTGAATGGACCCAGAACGTAAACAAGAATGCTGCAGCAGTAGCTGAAAAGAAATAA
- the coaE gene encoding dephospho-CoA kinase (Dephospho-CoA kinase (CoaE) performs the final step in coenzyme A biosynthesis.) produces MAILRIGITGGIGSGKSTVARVFNTIGIPIYLADTAAKRLMEEDDELKKAIIAHFGEEAYINGKLNRPYISAIVFSNKEKLEELNSLVHPVTKRDGEEWMQQQHTPYAIKEAALIFESGTQEQLDYVIGVYAPQHIRTHRVMQRDKVTREEVLQRMRNQISETIKMRLCDYVIVNDDQQLVIPQVLQIHEELCRLAQKKSIHE; encoded by the coding sequence ATGGCTATACTTAGAATTGGCATTACCGGCGGTATAGGCAGTGGGAAATCCACTGTAGCAAGGGTATTCAACACTATCGGCATCCCCATCTACCTGGCAGATACTGCTGCCAAAAGACTGATGGAAGAAGATGATGAACTCAAAAAGGCCATCATCGCCCATTTTGGTGAAGAAGCCTATATCAATGGCAAGCTCAACCGACCTTATATCTCGGCCATTGTTTTTTCCAACAAGGAAAAACTGGAAGAACTGAACAGCCTGGTCCACCCTGTCACTAAACGGGATGGGGAAGAATGGATGCAACAACAGCATACCCCCTATGCGATCAAGGAGGCTGCGCTGATCTTTGAAAGCGGTACCCAGGAACAACTGGATTATGTCATCGGTGTGTATGCCCCACAGCATATCCGCACCCACCGGGTGATGCAAAGGGATAAGGTAACCCGGGAAGAAGTGCTGCAACGCATGCGCAACCAGATCAGCGAAACCATTAAAATGCGGTTATGCGATTACGTTATAGTGAACGACGACCAGCAACTGGTCATTCCACAGGTTTTGCAGATACACGAAGAACTTTGCCGCCTGGCGCAAAAAAAAAGCATCCATGAATGA
- a CDS encoding pyridoxal phosphate-dependent aminotransferase, which translates to MALSSRLQKFSEPETLRMAKMGRELRAKGFDVIDLSLGEPDFDTPQHIKEALKKAVDENWSHYPPVAGYPDLREAVCTKLKRDNDLEYKPENILVSTGAKQSIANLIMAVVDNGDEVIIPTPYWVSYSEIVRMCDGVPVMIRTKAEDGYKVKPEQVEAAITPKTKLFMFSSPCNPTGAVYSHDELEALANVFRNHPEIYIMSDEIYEYINYIGKHESIAQFEDLKDRVVIINGLSKGFAMTGYRLGYIAGAPDVVKACEKIQGQITSGANAATQKAAVIALTADLTPSREMVKEFEKRKKRIMEMLKELPGVTCNEPDGAFYVFPDISYYFGKSDGTTTIRNSDDLCFYILENAYVTTVTGKAFGEENCIRIAYTNSLPKIEEGMTRIKNVLAKLK; encoded by the coding sequence ATGGCACTTTCATCTCGACTCCAAAAATTCAGTGAGCCGGAAACTTTGAGAATGGCCAAGATGGGCCGTGAACTTAGGGCTAAGGGTTTTGATGTGATCGACCTTTCCCTTGGTGAACCAGATTTTGATACCCCGCAACACATCAAGGAAGCTTTGAAGAAAGCTGTTGATGAGAACTGGAGCCATTATCCCCCTGTGGCAGGTTATCCTGACTTGAGGGAAGCTGTTTGCACCAAGTTGAAGCGCGACAATGACCTTGAGTATAAACCTGAGAACATCCTTGTTTCTACAGGCGCCAAGCAAAGTATTGCTAACCTGATCATGGCTGTTGTGGACAATGGTGATGAGGTGATCATCCCTACACCTTACTGGGTATCCTATTCCGAGATCGTAAGGATGTGTGATGGTGTTCCCGTGATGATCAGGACCAAAGCTGAGGACGGCTACAAAGTAAAACCTGAGCAGGTAGAGGCAGCCATTACGCCTAAGACAAAGCTTTTCATGTTCTCTTCGCCCTGTAACCCAACAGGTGCTGTGTATAGCCATGATGAACTGGAAGCGTTGGCCAATGTTTTCCGCAACCATCCCGAGATCTACATCATGAGTGATGAGATCTATGAATACATCAACTATATTGGCAAGCATGAAAGCATTGCCCAGTTCGAGGACCTCAAGGATCGGGTGGTGATCATCAATGGTCTCAGTAAAGGCTTTGCCATGACCGGTTACCGCCTGGGCTATATTGCCGGTGCACCGGATGTTGTGAAAGCATGTGAAAAGATCCAGGGCCAGATCACCAGCGGTGCCAATGCAGCTACGCAGAAAGCAGCAGTGATAGCCCTTACAGCCGATCTTACTCCCAGCAGGGAAATGGTGAAGGAATTTGAAAAGCGCAAGAAGCGTATCATGGAAATGCTGAAGGAATTACCCGGCGTTACCTGCAATGAACCCGATGGTGCTTTCTATGTATTCCCCGATATTTCCTATTATTTCGGTAAGTCAGATGGCACTACCACCATCAGGAATTCTGATGACCTGTGTTTTTATATCCTGGAGAATGCCTATGTAACAACGGTTACTGGAAAGGCATTCGGGGAAGAGAACTGCATCAGGATAGCTTATACGAACAGCCTACCAAAGATCGAGGAAGGTATGACAAGGATCAAGAATGTCCTGGCTAAATTGAAATAA
- a CDS encoding DUF4397 domain-containing protein → MKRLYFISGIVAFLLVATGCLKEEDNIGNGPRAYLSIVNAGLGSPGIRLFTDGEAVNETAVEFGGSTGTSTNSYLKVKPGVRLMTIEAVAGQPALDKNFSFTAGKYFTLLQYDTFRVNSAYLLLTDDDLQLNDTLTNVRFTNLVAGSNALDLILIKNGDTIRVANDVDYFGMQTTVSKSFEVKFYPGTYRMELLSETGTVLSSEDVDLAVKTGYSLIAIGEREGTGERRPRMMLVAHQAF, encoded by the coding sequence ATGAAGCGGTTGTATTTTATATCGGGTATTGTTGCCTTCCTGTTGGTTGCTACGGGTTGTTTGAAAGAAGAAGATAACATCGGCAATGGCCCCAGGGCCTACCTGTCTATCGTGAATGCCGGACTGGGTAGTCCTGGCATCAGGCTTTTTACTGATGGGGAAGCCGTGAATGAAACAGCCGTTGAATTTGGCGGTTCAACGGGAACCAGCACCAACTCTTACCTGAAAGTGAAACCGGGCGTGCGTTTGATGACAATAGAAGCTGTAGCAGGACAGCCTGCCCTGGACAAGAATTTTTCCTTTACGGCCGGAAAATATTTTACCCTCCTTCAATACGATACATTCAGGGTGAATAGCGCCTATTTGCTGTTAACGGATGACGACCTGCAACTGAACGACACCCTTACGAATGTGCGCTTTACCAATTTGGTTGCCGGCAGTAATGCCCTCGACCTGATACTGATCAAGAATGGCGATACCATCAGGGTAGCCAATGATGTTGATTATTTTGGCATGCAAACTACCGTTAGTAAGTCGTTTGAAGTAAAGTTCTACCCAGGAACCTACAGGATGGAACTACTCAGTGAAACAGGAACGGTATTGAGTTCCGAAGATGTTGACCTGGCCGTAAAGACAGGCTATTCGTTGATCGCCATCGGTGAAAGGGAAGGTACAGGAGAACGCAGGCCAAGGATGATGCTGGTGGCCCATCAAGCCTTCTGA